Proteins co-encoded in one Nicotiana sylvestris chromosome 7, ASM39365v2, whole genome shotgun sequence genomic window:
- the LOC138873112 gene encoding uncharacterized protein, producing the protein MFFDGAANFKGVGIGVVLVSETGQHYPVSAILRFPCTNNMAEYEAYILGLNMAININIQELLLVGDSDFLVQQVQVEWATKNSRILPYLHHVHELRKWFMKIEFRHFLRIQNEFIDALATLSSMIQHPNKNFIYPIPVRIHSQLAYCAHLEEEIDGKPWFHDIKEYMAKGEYPEQPYSEMNASEVVQQFLPQ; encoded by the coding sequence atgttctttgatggagctgcaaacttcaaaggagtaggcattggagtgGTCTTGGTATCGGAAACTggccaacattatccggtatctgctatactcagatttccctgcaccaataacatggcagagtatgaagcctacatactAGGGCTCAATATGGCAATCAACATAAATATTCAGGAGCTGTTGTTAgtcggtgattcagattttctAGTGCAACAGGTACAAGTagaatgggccaccaagaattccaggATATTGCCATATCTTCACCACGTACATGAACTGAGAAAGTGGTTCATGAAGATAGAGTTTCGGCATTTTCTCAGAATTCAGAACGAGTTtatcgatgcattggccactttatcatccatgatacaacaccccAATAAGAACTTCATCTATCCTATCCCAGTAAGGATCCATAGCCAGCTGGCGTATTGTGCCCATCTTGAAGAAGAAATAGACGggaagccttggtttcacgatatcaaagaatatatggcaaaaggagaatacccggagcaaccatactcagaaatgaacgcttcggaggttgtccaacaatttcttccaCAGTAG